CAGCACAAGCGAATGGTGAAAAAGCGTACAAAATCGGTCGCGTTGTGAAAGGCGAGGGTGTTGTATTTAACGGCTCACATGATGGGAGTTTAGTGTAATGACTGCACCAGTTAAAATTGCCGTATTTGCTTCAGGAAGCGGCAGTAATTTTCAAGCTATACAAGAAGCGATTGAACGTGGAGAATTACATGCAAAGGTTGAGCTTGTTGTAACAGATAAGCCTACTGCATTTGTCGTTACACGTGCTCAACAATTTGGCATCCCAGTGCTAGCTTTGAGCCCAAAACAATTTGCCTCGAAAGTAGAATATGAAACTGCTATTATTGAAGCTTTACGTGAATGTGGTGTGCAGTGGATTGTGCTTGCAGGGTATATGCGTTTAATTAGTGAGGTGCTATTGGTGGCATATCCACAGCGTATCGTTAATATCCACCCTTCACTATTACCATCCTTTCCAGGAAAAGATGCGATTGGCCAAGCAATAGAGCACGGTGTCAAGGTGACTGGTGTTACGGTGCATTTTGTGGATGAAGGCATGGATACAGGGCCTATTATTGCGCAAGCTGCTGTTGAAGTTATCGAAGGGGATCGCGAGGCAACTGAAACTGCTATTCATAAAGAAGAGCATGTACTATATACAAAGGCATTACAGCAATTATTAAAGTAGATTGGTAGGTAGTTAGGTCTGGCTTATTGTAACGGGAAACGCTAATTACCCGTAAGATTCGATCAATTTATGATGAACTCCGCTCAAATAGAACGAGTCGTTCAATTAGCACCTAACTCCGCTAAATCAAGTTGGCTAGATATTTTCGTGGCTATACACGAGACAAATTAGGAGGATTTCGTTGTGACAAAACGTGCATTAATCAGTGTTTCCAATAAAGATGGTATTTTAGAATTTGCAAAAGAATTAGTGGCATTAGGTTATGAAATTTTATCAACTGGTGGTACAAAAAAAATGTTACAAGACAATGATGTCGCTGTAACAGCAGTGGATGAAGTAACAAAATTCCCAGAAATTTTAGATGGTCGTGTGAAAACTTTAAATCCAATGATTCACGGTGGACTATTAGGGAAATTTGATGATGCTTCTCATCAAGCACAAATGAATGAGCACGGCATTGAACCAATTGAAATTGTATGTGTTAATCTTTATCCGTTCGTTGAAACAATTTCAAAGCCTAATGTAACATGGGATGATGCCATCGAGAATATTGATATTGGTGGGCCAACTATGCTACGTTCTGCTGCTAAAAACCATCAATACGTAACAGTTATTGTAGATAGCAATGACTATGCAACAGTATTAGAAGAACTGAAAGCAACTGGCGCTACAACAATTGAAACACGTCGTAAGCTAGCGGCAAAAGTCTTCCGTCACACAGCAGCTTATGATTCTTATATTTCGAATCATTTAACTGAAGAAGCATTCCCTGAAAGCTTAACGCTTACTTACGAGTTAAAACAAAACTTACGTTATGGCGAAAATCCTCATCAAAAAGCAGCCTTTTATCAAAAACGCCTTGGTTCTGATTTCTCATTGGCGTATGCAACGCAACTGCACGGAAAAGAATTATCATATAATAACATCCAAGACGGAAACGCGGCACTTCAAATCGTAAAAGAGTTTGAAATGCCTGCAGCGGTTGCTGTGAAGCATATGAACCCTTGTGGTGTTGGTACAGGCGTAACACTAGAAGAAGCTTTTGATAAAGCATATGAAGCTGATTCTACGTCAATTTTCGGTGGTATTATTGCATTGAATCAGGAAGTAGATGCGGCTACTGCAGAAAAGTTAAGCCATATTTTCTTAGAAATTATTATTGCACC
The genomic region above belongs to Lysinibacillus sp. FSL W8-0992 and contains:
- the purN gene encoding phosphoribosylglycinamide formyltransferase, producing MTAPVKIAVFASGSGSNFQAIQEAIERGELHAKVELVVTDKPTAFVVTRAQQFGIPVLALSPKQFASKVEYETAIIEALRECGVQWIVLAGYMRLISEVLLVAYPQRIVNIHPSLLPSFPGKDAIGQAIEHGVKVTGVTVHFVDEGMDTGPIIAQAAVEVIEGDREATETAIHKEEHVLYTKALQQLLK
- the purH gene encoding bifunctional phosphoribosylaminoimidazolecarboxamide formyltransferase/IMP cyclohydrolase, encoding MTKRALISVSNKDGILEFAKELVALGYEILSTGGTKKMLQDNDVAVTAVDEVTKFPEILDGRVKTLNPMIHGGLLGKFDDASHQAQMNEHGIEPIEIVCVNLYPFVETISKPNVTWDDAIENIDIGGPTMLRSAAKNHQYVTVIVDSNDYATVLEELKATGATTIETRRKLAAKVFRHTAAYDSYISNHLTEEAFPESLTLTYELKQNLRYGENPHQKAAFYQKRLGSDFSLAYATQLHGKELSYNNIQDGNAALQIVKEFEMPAAVAVKHMNPCGVGTGVTLEEAFDKAYEADSTSIFGGIIALNQEVDAATAEKLSHIFLEIIIAPAFSQEALDILTQKKNIRLLTIPFEQAKKDQFNVVSVEGGLLVQEPDSYGFADADIKVVTDREPTEEEWEALQLGWSVVKHVKSNAIVVTDSQMTLGVGAGQMNRVGAAKIAFEQAGDKAKGASLASDAFFPMSDTVEAAHAAGITAIIQPGGSIKDQDSIDKANEYGIAMVFTGVRHFKH